From Chiloscyllium punctatum isolate Juve2018m chromosome 36, sChiPun1.3, whole genome shotgun sequence, the proteins below share one genomic window:
- the LOC140460918 gene encoding uncharacterized protein, translated as MCEWSCNGLLKLERGGDSHVMEKPWKCGDCGKEFKFPSLLESHRRCHTGERPFTCSVCGKGFTHTSALVTHQQVHTGERPFTCSVCEKGFTHSSALVIHERVHTGERPFTCSVCGKGFTHSSTLVTHQRIHTMEKPFTCSVCGRGFVQSSNLQRHQRVHTGERPFTCSICGKAFVQSSNLQSHQRVHTGERPFTCSVCGKAFIQSSNLQSHQRVHTGERPFTCSVCGKGFIDCSSLRRHQPVHTRERPFTSSSVGKLSISHPNCSDTNPVTPSRERLDSLLA; from the coding sequence ATGTGTGAGTGGTCTTGCAATGGATTGTTGAAGCTAGAGAGAGGCGGGGATTCCCACGtgatggagaaaccgtggaaatgtggggactgcgGAAAGGAATTCAAATTCCCGTCCTTGCTTGAGAGTCATCGCCGttgtcacactggggagagaccgttcacgtgctctgtgtgtgggaagggattcacccaTACATCCGCCCTGGTGACCCACCAGCAGGTCcatactggggagaggccattcacctgctctgtgtgtgagaAGGGGTTCACCCATTCATCTGCCCTGGTGATCCAcgagcgggtccacaccggggagaggccatttacaTGCTCCGTGTGCGGGAAGGGGTTTACTCATTCATCCACCCTGgtgacccaccagcggatccacaccatGGAgaagccgttcacctgctctgtctGCGGGAGGGGGTTTGTTCAATCCTCCAACCTGCAgagacaccagcgggtccacactggggagaggccattcacctgctccatcTGCGGGAAGGCGTTTGTTCAATCCTCCAACCTGCAGAGTCACcaacgggtccacaccggggagagaccgttcacctgctCCGTGTGTGGGAAGGCTTTCATTCAGTCCTCTAACCTGCAGAGTCACcaacgggtccacaccggggaaagaccattcacctgctcagtgtgtgggaaggggttcatTGATTGTTCTTCCCTGCGGAGACACCAGCCTGTCCACACtagggagagaccgttcacctccTCATCTGTGGGAAAGCTTTCAATCAGTCATCCCAACTGTTCAGACACCAATCCAGTCACACCGAGTAGAGAACGTTTGGATTCTTTGTTGGCGTGA